CCAGGCCATGCGGTCGCTGGAAGACGTCATGGAGAAGACGTGCCACCTCATCTCCGGACTTACCAATTACGTCGGGCTTACGATCTTCTCCCAATACGACAAACTCTACATGGACGGCGCGAGCCACATAATAGAACAGCCCGAATTTAAAGACCTGAAGAAACTCTATATCATACTTAAGTGCCTGGAGGAGAAGAGGGATATATTGAACCTGCTGGGCGACGAATTGAACGACGAGCGGCTTACCATACATATAGGTAAAGAGAACCGGTCGACGCGATTGAGCGAATGCAGCATTGTAAGCCGGGGCTATAAGATGAAGGGCAAGGTCACGGGAAGGGTCGGCGTTATCGGGCCGAAGAGGATGGCTTACGAAAAGGTAATACCTACAGTGGAATTTCTGGCGGATACGGTCACGGAATTACTTAGCGAGCTGGAGGCGTAATGGGAACGCATGACAAAGACCTGAAGAATAATAACGACAAGGCTAAGAACGATAAGGCCGGCGATGAGATAATGCCTGTCCCAAAGGCCGAATACGAAACGCTTAAATCGAAGGCCGCCGAAGCGGACGCCATGCAGGATAAATATTTAAGGCTCCAGGCAGAATTCGATAACGCCAGGAGGAGGATGGAGAAGGAGAAGTTGGATTGCCTGAAATACGCCAACGAAGGCTTCATTCTCGAACTCTTGCCGATCATCGATAACCTGGAGATAGCGGAAAAACATATTAAGGAGGCCAAGGATTTCAAGGCCGTCCAGGGAGGCGTGGACATGATCCAGGCCCAGATGCAGGGATTCTTAAAGGACATCGGGCTGGAGCGCATAAAGACCGTGGGCGGGAAGTTCGATCCGCATATGCACGAGCCGATCGAGACGGAAGATTGCGACGGTAAGGAAGAAGACACTATTGTGGCCGAGCTGAAGCCGGGATATATGTATAACGGCAAGCTGTTCAGGCCGGCGGCAGTGAGGATTGTGAAGAAGAAAACAGAGTTAAATGATAAGTTGTAAGTCGTAAGTTGTAAGGTATAAGTAAAAAATATTATTAAATTTTTCTTATTACTTATAGCTTAAAACTTACAACTTATAACTGGACTCAGCATAACAAGGAGGAAGACAATGGCAAAAGTCATAGGAATAGATCTAGGGACATCAAATTCAGCAGCAGCTTACATGGAGGCGGGCCGTCCGGTGATAATA
The sequence above is a segment of the Candidatus Omnitrophota bacterium genome. Coding sequences within it:
- a CDS encoding nucleotide exchange factor GrpE; its protein translation is MGTHDKDLKNNNDKAKNDKAGDEIMPVPKAEYETLKSKAAEADAMQDKYLRLQAEFDNARRRMEKEKLDCLKYANEGFILELLPIIDNLEIAEKHIKEAKDFKAVQGGVDMIQAQMQGFLKDIGLERIKTVGGKFDPHMHEPIETEDCDGKEEDTIVAELKPGYMYNGKLFRPAAVRIVKKKTELNDKL